One part of the Sphingopyxis sp. PAMC25046 genome encodes these proteins:
- a CDS encoding NAD(P)/FAD-dependent oxidoreductase, with the protein MTEPERFDIAIVGGGPAGQAAAIALEGHGLSIAVIDEQIRPGGQILRQPPAAFTVANWLADRSYAPLKRQLDRFGQLKEVRWLGGHSAVGLQAGSIVATGPDGLRNIAADRILIAAGCQDLAVPLPGWTLPGVYAAGGIQAFVKSQQLLAGTRVLLAGTHPLQLIIAAQIVAAGGTVAAVLFAQPRAHMIAALAAQPLTALGRASDLFAAGTAMATLARAGAPIRFGVGLSALTGRDRVSGAVTSAGNVECDAVGLCYGFVPQSALPRMAGARMTAAGPAGGWACVHDDWMRTSVPGLYAAGETVGVAGAAAAAAGGELAGLGIALDLGLLDADTAQRAAQNSRRRFARHRAFASLLDAAADPRPFFPAPDSGTIVCRCEDVEFGPLSERVSAGGSANAVKLATRCGMGACQGRNCEPTLLRMISAAGGCDDVGFTARFPARAVSIADLLSSD; encoded by the coding sequence GTGACTGAACCGGAACGCTTCGACATCGCGATCGTCGGCGGCGGTCCCGCCGGTCAGGCGGCGGCAATCGCGCTAGAGGGGCACGGCCTGTCGATCGCGGTAATCGACGAACAGATACGTCCCGGCGGACAGATCCTGCGACAGCCCCCCGCCGCCTTCACCGTCGCAAACTGGCTTGCCGACCGCAGCTACGCACCGCTGAAGCGCCAGCTCGACCGGTTCGGGCAGTTGAAGGAAGTGCGCTGGCTCGGCGGCCACTCAGCGGTCGGGTTACAGGCGGGATCGATCGTTGCGACCGGCCCCGACGGCCTGCGAAACATCGCGGCCGACCGCATCCTGATCGCCGCGGGATGCCAGGATCTCGCCGTGCCCCTTCCCGGCTGGACGCTGCCGGGGGTTTATGCCGCAGGCGGCATCCAGGCCTTCGTCAAGAGCCAGCAGTTGCTGGCCGGCACACGCGTGCTGCTCGCGGGGACCCATCCGCTGCAGCTGATCATCGCAGCGCAGATCGTCGCTGCGGGCGGAACGGTCGCCGCTGTTCTCTTTGCGCAGCCGCGCGCCCACATGATCGCTGCGCTCGCCGCGCAGCCGCTAACCGCACTCGGCCGCGCATCCGATCTGTTCGCTGCCGGGACGGCCATGGCAACGCTGGCGCGCGCGGGCGCGCCGATACGCTTTGGCGTCGGCCTGTCGGCCCTGACCGGCCGCGACCGCGTGTCGGGCGCCGTGACGAGCGCGGGCAATGTCGAATGCGACGCGGTCGGGCTTTGCTACGGTTTCGTGCCGCAATCGGCGCTACCGCGAATGGCCGGCGCGCGCATGACCGCAGCAGGTCCGGCGGGCGGCTGGGCCTGTGTCCACGACGACTGGATGCGGACCTCGGTGCCCGGCCTCTACGCGGCGGGCGAGACGGTCGGCGTGGCCGGAGCTGCGGCGGCGGCGGCGGGCGGCGAGCTCGCGGGTCTGGGGATCGCGCTCGATCTCGGCCTGCTCGATGCCGACACGGCGCAGCGCGCCGCGCAAAACTCCCGGCGCCGGTTCGCGCGCCATCGCGCCTTCGCGTCCCTTCTCGACGCGGCTGCCGACCCGCGCCCCTTCTTTCCCGCGCCGGACAGCGGGACGATCGTCTGTCGCTGCGAGGATGTCGAGTTCGGCCCGCTGTCGGAACGGGTATCGGCAGGCGGGTCGGCCAATGCCGTGAAGCTGGCGACGCGATGCGGCATGGGCGCGTGTCAGGGACGCAATTGCGAACCGACGCTGCTCCGGATGATTTCCGCCGCGGGTGGGTGCGACGATGTCGGCTTCACCGCACGCTTCCCTGCGCGCGCCGTCTCCATCGCCGACCTTCTGTCATCCGATTGA
- a CDS encoding VOC family protein gives MNAAPEKPVFLSVDHISWTVPDIEAALAFYRDVIGAEELFRMGPLDAADMPVDAEGRDWMETHVGVKGARLTLVMMKLTGNMNFQLVQYDKPADRRQDLPRNCDRGGHHLGLKVDDVDKALTYLAAHGCTPLETIHIDAGPLAGKKNVYVLDPFGHQLEIVD, from the coding sequence ATGAACGCAGCACCTGAAAAGCCCGTTTTCCTGTCGGTCGACCATATCTCGTGGACCGTCCCCGACATCGAGGCGGCGCTGGCCTTTTACCGCGACGTCATCGGCGCCGAAGAGCTGTTCCGGATGGGACCGCTCGACGCGGCGGACATGCCGGTCGATGCCGAGGGCCGCGACTGGATGGAAACGCATGTGGGCGTGAAAGGCGCGCGGTTGACGCTTGTTATGATGAAGCTCACCGGGAATATGAACTTCCAGCTCGTGCAATATGACAAGCCCGCCGATCGCCGGCAGGACCTGCCGCGCAACTGCGACCGCGGCGGCCATCACCTCGGGCTGAAGGTCGACGATGTCGACAAGGCACTCACCTATCTCGCAGCCCATGGCTGCACGCCGCTGGAGACGATCCACATCGACGCCGGACCGCTCGCGGGCAAGAAGAACGTCTATGTACTCGATCCCTTCGGGCACCAGCTCGAAATCGTCGACTGA
- a CDS encoding RidA family protein, with amino-acid sequence MPNSKINPAGLYDAVGYGFSHAALQDGGRTLHLAGQVAWDRDCNVVGGGDLAAQTRQALANLKAVLAEAGATPADVVRLRTYVVDHDPDKLGPVLAEVGAFYDGALPAPNTFIGVQALALPDFLVEIEATAVIG; translated from the coding sequence ATGCCGAACAGCAAGATCAATCCCGCCGGGCTTTATGATGCCGTTGGTTACGGCTTTTCCCATGCCGCGCTGCAGGATGGCGGGCGCACTCTGCATCTTGCGGGACAGGTTGCATGGGACAGGGACTGCAATGTCGTCGGTGGCGGCGATCTTGCCGCCCAGACACGGCAGGCGCTGGCCAACCTCAAGGCGGTGCTCGCCGAAGCCGGTGCGACGCCCGCCGATGTTGTGCGGCTGCGCACCTATGTCGTCGATCATGATCCGGACAAGCTGGGGCCCGTACTGGCCGAGGTCGGCGCCTTTTACGACGGCGCGCTTCCCGCGCCGAACACCTTCATCGGCGTTCAGGCGCTCGCGCTGCCGGACTTTCTGGTCGAGATCGAAGCGACCGCCGTCATCGGATAG
- a CDS encoding DUF885 family protein translates to MKLRAAAALMTAPLLTFAAPPPLAAQTEAAPSGYPALLALYEEFRAFVPPPMVKGVPDYSPATMARHYAGLKTFEARLKAIDDSAWPVSERVDYMVVLAEMRGLEFQHRVVQPWKHDPAFYSTTNLGFGPKMHGALAIPKLPLAAGELAAFKARLEAVPEALRQARANLTDPRGDLARLGIAQKQVEVNVYGELAARAAKVQPALALPAKRAQAAAAGFKAWLESIEAGLPAHGGVGRENYAWYLKNVLLLPYTPEEIAVIGEREYQRQIAFLKIEEHRNRGIAMPEPVQTRAEFDAKRKAEDEDLLKFLRDGDWVTIPDYVRHDPEEGPYQFPFEKDPSKPGLFDPPLHLHFFFQAEFRDGRPLRAHNLPGHAFDALQAARDTRPVRGASRLFFVNGLRNEGWAFYLEEMILQAGMLEDRPKTREIDYILGAKRAARILPELKMQANEWTWKEANASLIARTPKWMEAGDAVAQFDIELYLRQPGYGIGYYIGKVELEKLLADVAMQEGEKFDIKSFHDRFRAAGSIPISLIRWEMTGRDDEIRGMR, encoded by the coding sequence ATGAAATTGCGTGCGGCTGCCGCGCTGATGACCGCGCCCTTGCTGACCTTCGCTGCTCCGCCGCCGCTTGCCGCGCAAACCGAAGCCGCGCCGTCGGGCTATCCCGCGCTGCTCGCGCTTTACGAAGAGTTCCGTGCTTTCGTCCCGCCACCGATGGTGAAGGGCGTACCCGATTATTCGCCGGCGACGATGGCGCGGCATTATGCCGGGCTCAAGACATTCGAGGCGCGGCTGAAGGCGATCGACGACAGTGCCTGGCCGGTTTCCGAACGCGTCGACTATATGGTCGTGCTCGCGGAAATGCGCGGACTCGAGTTCCAGCACCGGGTCGTTCAGCCGTGGAAGCACGACCCCGCTTTCTACAGCACGACCAACCTCGGCTTCGGGCCCAAGATGCATGGCGCGCTGGCGATTCCGAAGCTGCCGCTGGCGGCGGGCGAACTTGCCGCGTTCAAGGCCCGGCTCGAAGCGGTTCCCGAAGCGTTGCGACAGGCGCGGGCGAACCTCACCGACCCGCGCGGCGATCTTGCGCGGCTCGGGATCGCGCAGAAGCAAGTCGAGGTGAACGTCTACGGCGAACTCGCCGCGCGCGCCGCGAAGGTGCAGCCCGCACTCGCCCTGCCGGCAAAGCGCGCGCAGGCGGCGGCCGCCGGATTCAAGGCCTGGCTCGAAAGCATCGAAGCCGGTCTTCCGGCGCACGGCGGGGTGGGCCGGGAAAATTACGCCTGGTATCTGAAGAATGTTCTGCTGCTTCCCTACACCCCCGAAGAGATCGCGGTGATCGGCGAGCGCGAGTATCAGCGCCAGATCGCATTCCTGAAGATCGAGGAGCATCGCAACCGCGGCATCGCGATGCCTGAACCCGTGCAGACGCGCGCCGAATTCGACGCCAAGCGCAAGGCCGAGGACGAGGATCTGCTGAAATTCCTGCGCGACGGCGACTGGGTGACGATCCCCGATTATGTCCGGCACGATCCCGAAGAGGGACCATATCAATTCCCGTTCGAAAAGGACCCGTCGAAACCGGGATTGTTCGATCCGCCGCTGCATCTGCATTTCTTTTTCCAGGCCGAATTTCGCGACGGGCGGCCGCTGCGCGCGCACAATCTGCCCGGCCACGCCTTCGACGCGCTGCAGGCAGCGCGCGACACGCGGCCGGTGCGGGGGGCGTCGCGGCTGTTTTTCGTCAACGGCCTGCGCAACGAGGGCTGGGCCTTCTATCTTGAGGAAATGATCCTTCAGGCGGGGATGCTCGAAGACCGGCCGAAGACACGCGAGATCGATTATATATTGGGCGCGAAACGCGCCGCGCGCATCCTGCCCGAACTGAAGATGCAGGCGAATGAATGGACGTGGAAAGAGGCCAATGCCTCGCTGATCGCGCGTACGCCCAAATGGATGGAGGCGGGCGACGCGGTAGCGCAGTTCGATATCGAGCTTTATCTGCGCCAGCCGGGTTATGGCATCGGCTATTATATCGGCAAGGTAGAGCTGGAAAAGCTGCTCGCCGACGTAGCGATGCAGGAAGGCGAAAAGTTCGACATCAAATCGTTCCACGACCGCTTTCGCGCCGCCGGGTCGATCCCGATCTCGCTCATCCGCTGGGAAATGACGGGCCGCGACGACGAGATCAGGGGCATGCGATAA
- a CDS encoding pyridoxal phosphate-dependent aminotransferase has translation MKWPAQRLTAGSKKSFGMYDEAAKLDAAGADLIHLEFGRPHADTPLHIKEAAKAALDAGIVHYGDFRGTLSFRQALAEKLKSFNRLDYGVDEILVTNGLTHASFAAFMAAIDPGDEVILLDPYYPQHIGKTELAGGKVVIAELDKANDFAISKEKIAAKITDRTRMIVLINPANPTGRVYSRAELQNVADLAIEHDLIVLSDEVYEYITYGGAEHVSIASLPGMRERTISCFAFTKAYSMDGWRIGYLTADARLMPAIMRITMTDVTHVNVFIQEGARAAVEGPQDAMLAMVEADRRKRDIVVQALNQMPGVTCPEPQGTIYAFPDIRATGRSSQDLAMAILKQAHVVVESGSFYGAGGEGHLRVCFGSESEARVTEAMERLTRFFNAL, from the coding sequence ATGAAGTGGCCGGCGCAGCGCCTGACGGCGGGATCGAAAAAGAGCTTCGGCATGTACGACGAGGCGGCGAAGCTCGACGCCGCGGGCGCCGACCTGATCCACCTTGAGTTCGGGCGGCCGCACGCCGACACGCCCTTGCACATCAAGGAAGCGGCGAAGGCCGCGCTCGATGCCGGCATCGTGCACTATGGCGACTTTCGCGGGACGTTGTCGTTCCGGCAGGCGCTGGCTGAAAAGCTGAAAAGCTTCAACCGGCTCGACTATGGCGTCGATGAGATCCTCGTGACGAACGGACTCACCCACGCCTCCTTCGCCGCCTTCATGGCCGCGATCGATCCGGGCGACGAGGTCATCCTGCTCGATCCCTATTATCCCCAACATATCGGCAAGACCGAGCTTGCCGGCGGCAAGGTCGTGATCGCCGAACTCGACAAGGCGAATGATTTCGCGATTTCGAAGGAAAAGATCGCGGCGAAGATCACCGACCGGACGCGGATGATCGTGCTGATCAACCCGGCGAACCCGACGGGCCGCGTCTACAGCCGCGCCGAGCTCCAGAATGTCGCCGATCTTGCGATCGAGCATGATCTGATCGTGCTGTCGGACGAGGTATATGAATATATCACCTATGGCGGGGCGGAGCATGTCAGCATCGCGAGCCTGCCCGGGATGCGCGAACGCACGATCAGCTGCTTCGCCTTCACCAAGGCCTATTCGATGGACGGCTGGCGCATTGGCTATCTGACCGCCGACGCGCGGCTGATGCCGGCGATCATGCGGATCACGATGACCGATGTGACGCACGTCAACGTCTTCATCCAGGAAGGCGCGCGCGCCGCGGTCGAGGGGCCGCAGGACGCGATGCTGGCGATGGTTGAGGCCGACCGGCGCAAGCGCGACATCGTCGTGCAGGCGCTGAACCAGATGCCGGGCGTGACCTGTCCCGAGCCCCAGGGCACCATCTATGCCTTTCCCGATATCCGCGCCACGGGGCGTTCTTCACAGGATCTGGCGATGGCGATCCTCAAGCAAGCGCATGTCGTCGTCGAATCGGGAAGCTTTTATGGCGCCGGGGGCGAGGGGCATCTGCGCGTCTGCTTCGGATCGGAATCCGAAGCGCGGGTGACCGAGGCGATGGAGCGGCTGACGCGCTTCTTCAACGCACTCTGA
- a CDS encoding bifunctional salicylyl-CoA 5-hydroxylase/oxidoreductase → MRIACVGGGPAGLYFAISMKLREPAHSIDIFERNRADDTFGWGVVFSDQTVENLMANDPVSGATIRDEFAHWDDIDIHIHGECIRSSGHGFIGIGRKRLLAILQDRARELGIGLHFEHEASADLADWADYDLVIAADGANSRIRNAHAEHFDVDIQVKKNKFFWFGTAKQFEAFTFAFERTEAGWVWAHAYRFDDELSTFIVEMEPETWAKLGLDKMDQPEAIALCEKIFARYLDGNPLMSNATHLPGPQAWLNFRRIITGRWSYDKLILLGDAAHTAHFSIGSGTKLALEDAIKLAQVLSRPGLGRAEALEEYQAERNIEVLKLQNSARNSTEWFETLDRYLPFEPIQFAYSLLTRSQRVSHENLRLRDRSWLESVERWFHSRAPGGRDEGAPPMFAPYKLREMAIENRVVVSPMAMYCATDGTPGDFHFVHYGARAQGGAGLVYTEMTCVSPEARITPGCPGMYTPEHAAAWRRITEFVHRESKAKICLQLGHSGAKGSTRIGWEGMDEPLGEGNWPLIAASDVAWSPGNQTPRAMTRDDMDMVRDQFVAATRMAIYAGFDMVEMHAAHGYLLSSFITPLLNRRTDEYGGSLENRLRFPLEVFAAMRAAWPAERPMSVRISANDWMGDAGVTPDEAVLIARAFDAAGADLIDVSAGQTWADCKPVYGRMFQTPFADQIRNEARVSTMAVGNIFETDHVNSILAAGRADLVAIGRPHMIDPMWTLRAAAQHDYRGAAVPPGYRNGISQLARNMKRAAEQEAALRG, encoded by the coding sequence GTGAGGATCGCATGTGTCGGAGGCGGGCCAGCGGGCCTGTATTTCGCGATTTCGATGAAGCTGCGCGAACCTGCGCACAGCATCGACATCTTCGAGCGCAACCGCGCCGACGACACCTTCGGCTGGGGCGTCGTCTTTTCCGACCAGACGGTCGAGAATCTGATGGCGAACGATCCGGTGAGCGGCGCAACGATCCGTGACGAATTTGCGCATTGGGACGATATCGACATCCATATTCACGGCGAATGCATTCGCTCGTCGGGGCACGGCTTCATCGGCATCGGGCGCAAGCGCCTGCTCGCGATCCTGCAGGATCGCGCCCGCGAGCTGGGTATCGGGCTGCACTTCGAGCATGAAGCGAGCGCGGACCTCGCCGACTGGGCCGATTATGATCTGGTGATCGCCGCCGACGGCGCGAACAGCCGCATCCGCAATGCCCATGCCGAGCATTTCGATGTCGACATCCAGGTCAAGAAGAATAAATTCTTCTGGTTCGGCACCGCAAAACAGTTCGAAGCCTTCACCTTCGCCTTCGAACGTACCGAAGCGGGCTGGGTATGGGCGCACGCCTATCGTTTCGACGACGAACTTTCGACCTTCATCGTCGAGATGGAGCCCGAGACATGGGCGAAGCTCGGCCTCGACAAGATGGACCAGCCCGAAGCGATCGCGCTGTGCGAAAAGATCTTCGCCAGATATCTGGACGGCAATCCGCTGATGTCGAACGCCACCCACCTCCCCGGACCGCAGGCCTGGCTCAATTTCCGGCGCATCATCACCGGCCGCTGGTCATACGACAAGCTCATCCTCCTCGGCGACGCCGCGCACACCGCCCATTTCTCGATCGGTTCGGGCACCAAGCTCGCGCTCGAGGATGCGATCAAGCTGGCCCAGGTGCTGAGCCGCCCCGGTCTGGGCCGCGCAGAAGCGCTCGAGGAATATCAGGCCGAGCGCAATATCGAGGTGCTGAAGCTGCAGAACAGCGCGCGCAACTCGACCGAATGGTTCGAGACGCTCGACCGATATCTGCCGTTCGAGCCGATCCAGTTCGCCTATTCGCTGCTCACCCGCTCGCAACGCGTCAGCCATGAAAATCTGCGGTTACGCGACAGAAGCTGGCTCGAAAGCGTCGAGCGCTGGTTCCATTCACGCGCGCCGGGCGGGCGCGACGAGGGCGCGCCGCCGATGTTCGCCCCGTACAAGCTGCGCGAGATGGCCATCGAAAACCGGGTCGTCGTCTCGCCGATGGCGATGTATTGTGCGACCGACGGCACGCCGGGCGATTTTCATTTCGTCCATTATGGCGCGCGCGCGCAGGGCGGCGCGGGGCTGGTCTATACCGAAATGACCTGCGTCTCGCCCGAAGCGCGGATCACCCCGGGCTGCCCCGGCATGTACACACCCGAACACGCCGCCGCATGGCGCCGTATCACCGAATTCGTGCACCGCGAAAGCAAGGCCAAGATCTGCCTTCAGCTTGGCCATTCGGGCGCCAAGGGATCGACCAGGATCGGCTGGGAGGGAATGGACGAGCCGCTGGGCGAGGGCAACTGGCCGCTGATCGCCGCATCGGACGTGGCGTGGAGCCCCGGCAACCAGACGCCGCGCGCGATGACCCGCGACGATATGGACATGGTCCGCGACCAGTTCGTCGCTGCAACGCGCATGGCGATCTACGCCGGTTTCGACATGGTCGAAATGCACGCCGCGCACGGTTACCTGCTGTCGAGCTTCATCACCCCGCTGCTCAACCGGCGCACCGATGAATATGGCGGCAGCCTCGAAAACCGGCTGCGTTTCCCGCTCGAAGTCTTCGCCGCGATGCGCGCTGCCTGGCCCGCCGAACGGCCGATGTCGGTGCGCATCTCCGCCAACGACTGGATGGGCGACGCGGGGGTGACTCCCGACGAGGCGGTGCTGATCGCGCGGGCGTTCGATGCCGCGGGCGCCGACCTGATCGACGTGTCGGCGGGCCAGACCTGGGCCGATTGCAAACCCGTCTATGGCCGCATGTTCCAGACGCCCTTCGCGGATCAGATACGCAACGAGGCGCGCGTATCGACGATGGCGGTCGGCAACATCTTCGAAACCGATCATGTCAATTCGATCCTCGCCGCCGGCCGCGCCGATCTGGTCGCGATCGGGCGTCCGCATATGATCGACCCGATGTGGACGCTGCGCGCGGCGGCGCAGCACGATTATCGCGGCGCGGCGGTGCCGCCGGGTTACCGGAACGGAATAAGCCAGCTCGCCCGCAACATGAAACGCGCAGCCGAGCAGGAAGCGGCGTTGAGAGGGTAG
- a CDS encoding SDR family NAD(P)-dependent oxidoreductase encodes MRLKDMHAVVTGGGSGIGAAVAHALAAEGARLTLVGRRREALEATAATLPGACVAPADVADRAAIDDALAAARDAHGPITILVNNAGIAPSAPFARVTAEAWRATMAVNLDALFHCCQSALPDLLAADTGRIVTVASTAGVKGYAYTAAYVASKHGAIGLMRALAAEYAATGLTANAVCPGFTDTDIVGQAVANIRSKTGRSEAEALAELTRFNPQKRLIDPAEVAEAVLWLCLPASRSVTGQAVMIAGGEVM; translated from the coding sequence ATGCGACTGAAGGACATGCATGCCGTCGTCACCGGCGGCGGATCGGGGATCGGCGCCGCGGTCGCCCATGCGCTCGCCGCCGAGGGGGCGCGGCTGACGCTGGTCGGCCGGCGGCGCGAGGCGCTGGAGGCCACCGCAGCCACGTTGCCGGGCGCTTGTGTCGCCCCTGCCGACGTCGCCGACCGCGCCGCGATCGATGACGCTCTTGCAGCAGCGCGCGATGCGCATGGACCCATCACGATCCTCGTCAACAACGCCGGGATCGCGCCCAGCGCCCCCTTCGCCCGCGTCACCGCCGAAGCATGGCGCGCCACTATGGCGGTCAATCTCGACGCGCTGTTCCATTGCTGCCAGTCGGCGCTGCCCGACCTGCTGGCGGCCGACACCGGCCGCATCGTCACCGTCGCATCGACCGCCGGGGTGAAAGGCTATGCCTATACCGCCGCCTATGTGGCGTCGAAGCATGGCGCGATCGGGCTGATGCGCGCGCTCGCGGCCGAATATGCCGCGACCGGCCTGACCGCCAACGCCGTCTGCCCGGGCTTCACCGACACCGACATCGTCGGACAGGCGGTTGCAAATATCCGTTCGAAAACCGGCCGCAGCGAAGCCGAAGCGCTTGCCGAGTTGACGCGCTTCAACCCGCAGAAGCGGCTGATCGACCCAGCGGAGGTCGCCGAGGCCGTGCTGTGGCTCTGCCTTCCCGCCAGCCGGTCGGTCACCGGCCAGGCAGTGATGATCGCGGGCGGAGAAGTGATGTGA
- a CDS encoding MarR family transcriptional regulator, translating to MSERTAIREKHDGALDDRGNVRLWLRLLTCTTVIEKRLKRRFADQYGITLPRFDVMAALDRHPEGMTMGQLSQALLVSNGNVTGVVQTLLRDRYLSIAPSPTDGRASIVRLTPLGQECFSGLAEAHHEWVDMMLAGLTRDQRTTLFNLLGALKDSLAADNGKEQA from the coding sequence GTGAGCGAACGAACGGCCATTCGCGAAAAGCACGACGGCGCGCTCGACGATCGCGGCAACGTCCGTCTGTGGCTGCGGCTGCTGACCTGTACGACGGTGATCGAAAAGCGCCTCAAACGCCGCTTCGCCGACCAATATGGCATCACGCTGCCGCGCTTCGACGTCATGGCGGCGCTCGATCGCCATCCCGAGGGGATGACGATGGGGCAATTGTCGCAGGCGCTGCTGGTCTCGAACGGCAACGTCACCGGTGTCGTGCAGACGCTTCTGCGCGATCGCTATCTCAGTATCGCGCCCTCGCCCACCGACGGCCGGGCGTCGATCGTCCGGCTGACGCCGCTCGGGCAGGAATGCTTCAGCGGCCTCGCCGAGGCGCATCACGAATGGGTCGACATGATGCTGGCCGGCCTCACGCGCGATCAGCGCACGACGCTCTTCAACCTTCTCGGCGCGCTCAAGGATTCGCTCGCCGCCGACAATGGAAAGGAACAGGCATGA
- a CDS encoding enoyl-CoA hydratase family protein — translation MNPESFLPEHFGWHFDGGVATITLNRPDRKNPLTFESYAELRDTFRALVYAPTVKAIVVTGAGGNFSSGGDVHEIIGPLTEMAMPELLDFTRMTGDLVKAMRACPQPIIAAIDGICVGAGAIMAMASDMRLATPRAKTAFLFTRVGLAGCDMGACAILPRIIGQGRASDLLYTGRMLGAEEGERWGFHNRLVEPDALLDEATALARSLAAGPTFAHGITKTQLGIEWAVSVETAIEMEAQAQAICMATNDFRRAFEAFADKRTPEFAGD, via the coding sequence ATGAATCCGGAAAGCTTTTTGCCCGAACATTTCGGGTGGCATTTCGACGGAGGCGTCGCCACGATCACGCTCAACCGCCCCGACCGCAAGAATCCCCTCACTTTCGAAAGCTATGCCGAGCTGCGCGACACCTTTCGCGCCCTCGTTTATGCCCCGACGGTGAAGGCCATCGTCGTGACGGGCGCTGGCGGCAATTTTTCGTCAGGCGGCGACGTGCACGAGATCATCGGGCCGCTTACCGAAATGGCGATGCCCGAACTGCTCGATTTCACCCGCATGACGGGCGATCTCGTCAAGGCGATGCGTGCGTGTCCGCAACCGATCATTGCCGCGATCGACGGTATCTGCGTCGGCGCGGGCGCGATCATGGCGATGGCATCGGACATGCGCCTTGCGACCCCGCGCGCCAAGACCGCCTTCCTGTTCACGCGCGTCGGTCTTGCCGGCTGCGACATGGGCGCGTGCGCGATCCTGCCGCGCATTATCGGCCAGGGGCGCGCGTCGGACCTCCTCTACACCGGGCGGATGCTCGGCGCCGAAGAGGGCGAGCGGTGGGGCTTCCACAACCGGCTGGTCGAACCCGACGCGCTGCTCGACGAGGCAACCGCGCTCGCCCGTTCGCTCGCCGCGGGGCCAACTTTCGCGCACGGCATCACCAAGACGCAACTCGGCATCGAATGGGCGGTCTCGGTCGAAACCGCGATCGAGATGGAAGCGCAGGCGCAGGCGATCTGCATGGCGACCAATGATTTCCGCCGCGCCTTCGAGGCGTTTGCGGACAAACGCACTCCCGAGTTCGCGGGCGACTGA
- a CDS encoding acyl-CoA dehydrogenase family protein — translation MADRSFLDWPFLDDGHRRLAIDLDDWCSVNITHDHSDDVDGECRALVRALGDAGWLRYCVPAAYGGVHDSLDIRSLALIRETLARHSGLADFAFAMQGLGSGTISLFGTEAQKQAYLPDVAAGRKIAAFALTEPASGSDVASMETTADRTADGYVVNGAKTYISNGGIADYYVLFARTGEAPGAKGVSAFIVDADTPGLAVTERIAVIAPHPLATLTFTGMALADTALLGEAGRGFAQAMATLDIFRTTVGAAALGFARRALDEATARAKVRRLGPGTLADNAITQSKLAEMVLDVDTSALLIYRAGWLRDVRGERNTREAALAKLHATDSAQAVIDKAVQMFGGLGVTVGAPVEALYREVRALRIYEGASEVQKVVIARQHLAQSAS, via the coding sequence ATGGCCGACCGCAGCTTCCTCGACTGGCCGTTCCTCGACGACGGTCACCGCCGCCTCGCGATCGACCTCGACGACTGGTGTTCGGTGAACATCACGCACGATCATTCGGACGATGTCGATGGCGAATGCCGCGCGCTCGTCCGCGCGCTCGGCGACGCGGGATGGCTCCGCTACTGCGTGCCCGCCGCCTATGGCGGGGTGCATGACAGCCTCGACATCCGCTCGCTCGCGCTGATCCGCGAAACGCTCGCGCGCCATTCGGGGCTCGCCGACTTCGCCTTTGCGATGCAGGGGCTGGGGTCGGGCACGATCAGCCTCTTCGGCACCGAGGCGCAGAAACAGGCCTATCTGCCCGACGTCGCGGCGGGGCGGAAGATCGCGGCGTTCGCGCTCACCGAACCCGCGTCGGGATCGGACGTCGCGTCGATGGAAACGACCGCCGACCGCACCGCGGACGGTTATGTCGTCAACGGCGCCAAGACCTATATCTCGAACGGCGGCATTGCGGATTATTACGTCCTCTTCGCCCGCACCGGCGAAGCGCCGGGCGCGAAGGGCGTGTCGGCCTTCATCGTCGATGCCGACACGCCGGGGCTGGCGGTGACCGAACGCATCGCGGTGATCGCGCCGCATCCGCTCGCGACGCTGACCTTCACGGGCATGGCGCTCGCAGACACCGCGCTGCTCGGCGAGGCGGGGCGCGGTTTTGCGCAGGCGATGGCGACGCTCGACATCTTCCGCACCACGGTGGGCGCCGCCGCACTCGGCTTCGCGCGCCGCGCGCTCGACGAGGCGACCGCGCGCGCAAAGGTCCGCAGGCTGGGCCCGGGCACGCTCGCCGATAATGCCATCACCCAGTCGAAGCTCGCCGAAATGGTCCTCGACGTCGACACCTCGGCGCTGCTGATCTACCGCGCCGGTTGGCTGCGCGACGTGCGCGGCGAGCGCAACACGCGCGAAGCGGCGCTGGCAAAGCTGCACGCGACCGACAGCGCGCAGGCGGTGATCGACAAGGCGGTGCAGATGTTCGGCGGGCTCGGCGTGACCGTCGGCGCCCCGGTCGAGGCGCTCTACCGCGAGGTGCGTGCGCTGCGCATCTACGAAGGCGCGTCGGAAGTGCAGAAGGTCGTCATCGCCCGCCAGCACCTCGCCCAGAGCGCATCCTGA